A DNA window from Carnobacterium funditum DSM 5970 contains the following coding sequences:
- a CDS encoding M23 family metallopeptidase yields MDIVKQLITANKEIVSVQENNEKLLEKNEKIAEEEKLIILKLKGTIEINKSNLVAQKSELDDKIIKVAAAYNMTASEKESFVKEQQAIATQTSILSDELEGKRQKIIEEEEESVVASKQEVLVAPKSPSPTGKPVGVNNSGFMRPSNDYTTSPFGYRIHPITGERKLHGGIDFAGSGTVLVAGYHSSWGYYVKIDHENGLQTLLCPYEGW; encoded by the coding sequence ATGGACATTGTCAAACAATTGATAACGGCTAATAAAGAAATTGTTAGTGTTCAAGAAAATAATGAAAAGCTTCTGGAAAAAAATGAAAAAATAGCAGAAGAAGAGAAATTGATAATTCTAAAACTAAAAGGTACTATTGAAATAAATAAAAGTAATCTTGTAGCTCAAAAATCAGAACTAGATGATAAAATCATCAAAGTCGCTGCTGCTTACAACATGACAGCGAGTGAAAAAGAGTCATTTGTGAAAGAGCAACAAGCAATAGCTACTCAAACTAGTATATTATCAGATGAATTAGAAGGAAAACGTCAGAAAATTATTGAAGAAGAAGAGGAAAGCGTGGTCGCGAGTAAGCAAGAAGTTCTCGTTGCTCCTAAAAGTCCTTCACCTACTGGAAAGCCAGTTGGAGTGAATAATTCTGGATTTATGCGACCAAGCAATGATTATACGACCTCACCATTTGGTTATCGGATTCACCCAATCACTGGAGAACGTAAGTTGCATGGAGGAATTGACTTTGCTGGAAGTGGGACTGTGTTGGTAGCTGGCTATCATAGTTCATGGGGATACTACGTAAAAATAGACCATGAGAATGGGTTGCAAACTCTTTTATGCCCATATGAAGGCTGGTAG
- a CDS encoding Mur ligase domain-containing protein: MKLIDLIQYLNISLHTYKLNIEITGIIENSNYVLPGSVFVVISGNDQDGHEFIQNSINKGASLIVGEHDLKNLSVPYIQVDNSREALGELLYAFCQDPFKNKK; this comes from the coding sequence ATGAAGTTAATAGATCTTATCCAATACCTGAATATCAGCTTGCATACGTATAAATTAAATATTGAAATTACAGGAATTATCGAAAATTCTAACTACGTTCTCCCAGGTAGTGTTTTTGTTGTCATTTCAGGAAATGATCAAGATGGACACGAATTTATACAGAATAGTATCAATAAAGGAGCCAGCTTAATTGTTGGAGAACATGACCTAAAGAATCTATCCGTTCCCTATATTCAAGTAGATAATAGCAGAGAAGCTTTGGGAGAGTTGTTATATGCATTCTGTCAAGACCCATTTAAGAACAAAAAATAA
- the lgt gene encoding prolipoprotein diacylglyceryl transferase produces the protein MNILLGEINPIAISVGPIQIYWYGIIIAIAMLVAISLAIGEGKKRGLSEDAIIDISLWAIPIGFVGARFYYVLFELDYYLQNPNEILAIWNGGIAIYGGLIAGGLTMYIYTKKNGISLALLLDVLAPNVLLAQSIGRWGNFMNQEAHGGPVSRQFLENLYLPEIIIKQMEINGIYYHPTFLYESLWSLLGFFLLIVLRNRKKLLRQGEVALSYILWYSMGRFFIEGMRTDSLWIGEFIRVSQILSLVLFVGAIVTWYVRRQDYPPKPYYLEGEAN, from the coding sequence ATGAATATACTACTTGGTGAAATTAATCCTATAGCTATCTCAGTTGGACCGATTCAAATCTACTGGTATGGTATTATTATTGCCATAGCGATGCTTGTGGCCATCTCTTTGGCTATAGGAGAAGGAAAAAAGAGAGGGCTCTCAGAGGATGCGATTATTGATATATCTTTATGGGCTATTCCAATTGGTTTTGTAGGTGCTCGTTTTTATTATGTTTTATTCGAATTAGATTATTATCTGCAAAATCCAAACGAAATCTTAGCTATCTGGAATGGCGGAATTGCAATTTATGGTGGTTTAATTGCAGGTGGACTTACTATGTACATCTATACAAAGAAAAATGGGATTTCTTTAGCTCTTCTATTAGATGTTTTAGCACCTAATGTACTATTGGCTCAATCTATTGGCCGTTGGGGAAACTTTATGAACCAAGAGGCACACGGGGGGCCTGTAAGCCGTCAATTTTTAGAAAATCTCTATTTACCTGAAATCATCATCAAACAAATGGAGATCAATGGTATTTACTACCATCCTACATTCTTGTATGAGTCTTTATGGAGCTTATTGGGCTTTTTCCTGCTCATCGTTCTACGAAATCGAAAAAAATTGTTGCGCCAAGGAGAAGTAGCTTTAAGTTACATACTCTGGTATTCAATGGGAAGATTTTTTATTGAAGGAATGAGAACCGATAGCTTATGGATTGGAGAATTTATCCGAGTGTCGCAGATACTATCACTTGTTTTATTTGTTGGAGCTATCGTTACATGGTATGTTCGCAGACAAGATTATCCTCCAAAACCTTATTATCTAGAAGGAGAAGCTAATTAA
- a CDS encoding M23 family metallopeptidase — protein MKAGSLLVSPGQIVSKGQQIGTMGTTGDSTGAHLHFEIYKNNTQVDPAPYLGI, from the coding sequence ATGAAGGCTGGTAGTTTGTTAGTTTCTCCCGGGCAAATAGTATCAAAAGGTCAGCAGATAGGAACAATGGGGACAACAGGTGACTCCACAGGTGCTCACTTACATTTTGAAATTTATAAAAATAACACGCAAGTAGATCCTGCGCCTTACTTAGGCATATAG
- a CDS encoding response regulator transcription factor, with translation MKILIVDDEPKILDIVEAYLATKNYQIFRSSNGTDAMKKFELVQPNLIVLDLMLPDISGAVICQNIREISDTPIIMLTAKSTEYDILRGLQMGADDYMVKPFSPKELVARVETVLRRSAMTIVTETKWSFDKGNLVIYPAKKQVLKTQKEVILTPTEFELLTLLASYPKQIFSREQLLETVKGIEFEVLDRIIDSHIKNLRQKIEDNTRQPYFILTVYGMGYRFGGKKDESYN, from the coding sequence TTGAAAATATTAATCGTAGACGATGAACCCAAAATACTAGATATAGTAGAAGCTTATCTAGCTACAAAAAACTATCAGATATTTCGATCTTCGAACGGTACAGATGCAATGAAAAAATTTGAATTAGTACAACCAAATTTAATTGTACTGGATCTCATGCTGCCTGATATATCTGGGGCCGTTATTTGCCAAAACATACGAGAAATTTCTGACACTCCTATCATTATGTTGACTGCGAAGTCAACAGAGTATGACATTTTACGCGGTCTCCAGATGGGTGCCGATGACTATATGGTAAAGCCCTTCAGCCCTAAAGAATTAGTAGCCCGTGTAGAAACCGTCTTGCGTCGTTCAGCTATGACTATTGTAACAGAGACTAAGTGGTCATTTGACAAAGGTAATTTAGTAATCTATCCTGCTAAAAAACAAGTTTTAAAAACTCAGAAGGAGGTTATATTGACTCCTACTGAATTTGAATTATTGACACTTTTAGCATCCTATCCAAAACAAATTTTTTCTAGAGAACAATTATTAGAAACTGTAAAAGGAATTGAATTTGAAGTTCTTGATCGTATTATTGATTCCCATATTAAAAACCTACGACAAAAAATTGAAGATAATACAAGACAGCCCTATTTTATTTTAACCGTTTATGGCATGGGTTATCGATTTGGTGGTAAAAAAGATGAATCGTACAATTAA
- a CDS encoding IS256 family transposase: MTQVHFTLETEEIQSLIEHSVKDDTAKSILKMVFHQVMEQERTDYLQVDDYERSGNRVSQRNGYYERELTTRVGTLDLKVPRTRDGKFSPDIFERYQRNEKALLASMVEMYVSGVSTRKVSQIVEELCGKTVSKSFVSSLTKQLDPLVSEWQNRILSDTKYPFLMIDVLYIKVREDHRVLSKSCHIALGITEEGEREIIGFMIQNGESVETWTTFFEYLKQRGLSGTQLVISDAHPGLVTAIRQSFAGLSWQRCQVHFMRNILETIPEKESKPFRDSLKAVFRFTNIDLARAAKDQLLQAYEGKKKYQKACEKLDRGFEDAFQYAVMEQVHSRLKSTNLIERLNQEVRRREKTIRIFPNVASANRLVGAVLMDKHEEWISSSRKYIQF, translated from the coding sequence ATGACCCAAGTACATTTTACATTGGAAACGGAAGAAATACAAAGCTTAATTGAACATTCGGTAAAAGACGACACCGCCAAAAGTATTCTCAAGATGGTTTTTCATCAAGTTATGGAACAAGAACGGACAGATTATCTTCAAGTAGACGACTACGAGCGCTCAGGAAACCGTGTTAGCCAACGGAATGGCTATTATGAAAGAGAGTTAACAACACGTGTTGGAACATTAGATTTAAAGGTCCCACGGACCCGTGACGGAAAATTTTCTCCGGATATATTTGAGCGATATCAACGAAACGAGAAAGCCCTGCTGGCTTCAATGGTAGAGATGTACGTTTCTGGCGTCTCTACGCGCAAGGTCTCTCAAATCGTAGAGGAACTATGCGGAAAGACTGTATCCAAATCATTTGTTTCCAGTCTAACTAAACAGCTTGATCCACTCGTATCTGAATGGCAAAATCGGATTCTCTCGGATACGAAGTATCCATTCTTAATGATTGACGTCCTGTATATCAAGGTGCGAGAAGATCATCGTGTTCTTTCTAAAAGTTGCCATATCGCTTTGGGAATCACTGAAGAAGGCGAGCGTGAGATTATTGGCTTCATGATTCAAAATGGAGAGAGCGTAGAAACATGGACTACATTCTTTGAGTACTTGAAACAACGTGGATTGAGCGGAACACAGCTCGTCATTTCAGACGCTCACCCAGGTCTAGTTACGGCTATTCGTCAATCCTTTGCCGGGCTTTCTTGGCAAAGATGTCAGGTTCATTTCATGAGAAATATCTTAGAAACCATTCCTGAAAAAGAATCTAAGCCCTTTAGAGATTCTTTAAAAGCCGTCTTCAGATTCACCAATATCGATTTAGCTAGAGCAGCGAAAGATCAATTACTACAGGCCTATGAGGGCAAGAAAAAATATCAAAAAGCCTGCGAGAAATTAGATAGAGGTTTTGAAGATGCCTTCCAGTACGCAGTAATGGAGCAGGTCCATTCTCGATTAAAAAGTACCAACTTAATTGAACGACTCAACCAAGAAGTTCGTCGTCGTGAGAAAACCATCCGTATTTTCCCGAATGTTGCTTCGGCTAACCGATTGGTTGGCGCGGTTCTAATGGATAAGCATGAAGAGTGGATTAGTTCATCCCGCAAATATATCCAGTTCTAA
- a CDS encoding sensor histidine kinase, whose product MNRTIKWQFIFSFVSVSFIIIGAFSMMTLILLDNHFAKYVAERQESKLVAYTNDLEQLYENNGEWPNTIDFEQIGLQSLHNSIILKVYDNEQKILWRPTSSDELANKRKIQDSIPYIDKMMGEMDHVFVKTNFPLFNSGQKIGNVLFSYMGPTTYSEHDAFFLADMKNNLIIIATVTLVLSACFAVLFAKKISRPIIEVKNFTKKISKGDYVNLSPEKTDIKEIDDLILSVNDLSAQLESQQDIRNQLSSNIAHEIRTPLTTLKGNLEAMIDGIWEITDERLQNCYDEVNRITRLIGSIDKINEIESHQDILNKTSFDLYLLSKNISSNFEALFAKKDISYSLDGESLFITADKDKISQLITNILSNAAKFTPSEGKITLRISKKKNQAILTVADTGEGIHPQEISRIFERFYMSDPSRKNILSSQGIGLSIVKSIIKAHKGTITAQSDYGKGSIFTVILPIKK is encoded by the coding sequence ATGAATCGTACAATTAAGTGGCAGTTTATATTCTCATTCGTTTCTGTTTCTTTCATCATAATTGGTGCATTTAGTATGATGACGTTAATCTTATTAGATAACCATTTTGCTAAATATGTTGCCGAGAGACAAGAGTCCAAATTGGTAGCGTATACCAATGATTTAGAACAACTTTATGAAAATAATGGAGAATGGCCAAATACTATTGATTTCGAACAAATAGGTTTACAGTCATTACACAATTCAATAATATTAAAAGTATATGATAATGAACAAAAAATACTGTGGAGACCTACTTCTTCAGATGAGCTGGCAAATAAACGAAAAATACAGGATAGTATTCCATATATTGACAAGATGATGGGAGAGATGGATCACGTCTTTGTAAAAACAAACTTTCCTTTATTTAATAGTGGACAAAAAATCGGAAACGTTCTCTTTAGTTATATGGGGCCTACAACTTATTCAGAACATGACGCTTTCTTTCTTGCCGATATGAAGAATAACCTTATTATAATAGCTACGGTTACCTTAGTTCTTTCTGCCTGTTTTGCTGTATTATTTGCAAAAAAAATAAGTAGGCCTATAATTGAAGTAAAAAATTTTACAAAAAAAATTTCTAAAGGAGATTATGTGAATTTATCTCCTGAAAAAACGGATATTAAAGAAATAGATGATCTAATTCTATCTGTAAATGATCTTTCTGCTCAGCTTGAAAGCCAGCAAGATATAAGAAACCAATTATCTTCTAATATTGCTCATGAAATCAGAACACCTTTAACAACATTAAAAGGAAATCTGGAAGCTATGATAGACGGGATATGGGAAATAACAGACGAACGACTTCAAAATTGTTATGATGAGGTTAACCGTATCACCAGACTTATAGGAAGTATTGATAAAATTAATGAAATTGAAAGTCACCAGGATATTTTGAATAAAACATCTTTCGATTTATATCTTCTTTCAAAGAATATATCTTCTAATTTTGAAGCTCTTTTTGCTAAGAAAGATATTTCTTATTCGTTAGATGGGGAGTCACTTTTTATTACCGCTGATAAGGACAAAATAAGTCAACTCATTACAAATATTTTGTCAAATGCTGCTAAATTCACTCCAAGTGAAGGGAAAATAACACTGAGGATTTCTAAAAAAAAAAATCAAGCAATACTGACTGTAGCAGATACGGGAGAAGGAATTCATCCACAAGAAATCAGTCGTATTTTTGAGAGATTTTATATGTCTGATCCTTCAAGAAAGAATATTTTAAGCAGTCAAGGAATTGGTTTATCTATTGTAAAAAGTATCATTAAGGCCCATAAAGGAACTATAACGGCTCAAAGCGATTATGGAAAAGGTTCTATATTTACTGTAATCCTTCCTATCAAAAAATAG